The genomic interval TAGCAGTCGAGAGTCGCTTGGCTCTCTTGGTTTGGTAGTCCTTGATAGCTGACTTGATGGCATCCTCAGCAAGTAAAGAGCAGTGTACTAAACGAATGGACGCGGTTTAGCATAAAACCATAAGACCACAAGTAAATCGTAAATGAAGTTGGAATCGCTTTCAATCTGCAACTCACGTTTAACAGGAGGTAAACATAATTCCTTAGCAATCTCAGTGTTCTTGACGGCACCGGCTTGTTCAAGTGTCATTCCCTTAACTCTTTCAGTCAtgtatgatgaagaagcgaTAGCTGAACCACAACCGAAAGtcttgaatttgacttCGGAAATGACACCATCCTCTCCGACTCGAATTTGCAGTTTCATCACACTGAGTATTGGCGTACGTCAGCTTGATACATCGAATGTCATCAGACAGTATGACAAATGGATACTCACTCTCCACATGCTGGGGCACCAACAAGACCAGTTCCTACATCTTGATCACCTTTTGGGAGGTTGCCTACCTGTAATTGAATAACATGATATCATCAGCGCCTGGTTCGAATACGACTTGATTATCCCGATGATCAGAATCTAAGCAAAGGCTTGATGAGGCATAATCTAGGTCAttgctctttcttcttatgCAAATCTCGGTTTGTTACCAAGCATCTGCTCGCTCCACTCCACTCCACCATATGACCGTCCGATCTCTTCTAGTCAAGCACAAGGACATTATACTCACATTTCGAGGGTTTTCGTAATGATCAATGACCTTCTCATGATACATCCTCCTTTGACCTTGTTGGATATTTGATTGAGCATTAAGAATAACGGGTCGAGAGGCGAATCGAATCGCTGGTCtaatagatgaagaagctactGCAGCTGAAGCAGTAGCTGTAGATCGTAAAAGAGCGTTTCGCATCATTTTGTTTATGTTTGATAGTCTTCTTGAAAGAGCTTTGATAAGTATATGGAAGTAATCGATATAATctgattattattgttatgagaaagaatgaaagatgaattgagaTAGACAAGATCTTAGTGGTGCATGTTTATTaaagtagtagtagtatCATTCACCgtattaaattaaaaatagTAGTGAATAGACGTAATCACGGATAGAGTGGCGACTATTACAGGGTCATTTCATTAGTAATTCGGCTTTATTCATATAAGCGCTGTGGCACCATcataatttgattcatctttttttatCTGATTATTTTGTTTCAACGTGGGATCGGCCGATATATTTAAGAAACCGCCGAGGATTGTGGAAAAACATGGATCATATCGGTGATACAAAGATAAACATGAAGAATGATGCATAAATTGTCTTGGAATCtacaattgatcaatttggtCGTGATCATGCTGAATTTAACTCTACGATCCCAAAGAGTCTGATCACGCGGGATAATGCTCGGAATATCGGTGAAAGCTAAATTCTCAGGTCAAACACGGAACTTGACTATTATATAATAATCAATCTCTGAAGATGTAGAATTACCACAAACATGTCTCTTGAATCTGATTACCGACCAAATCGATGAGCCGTGAGCAATTGTGGTCGATGCGTTCATTCACGACTAACAGCTTGAAGTTGTAGTGCTTGATATCCGTATCATCGATACGCGCTTCCTTATTAAGCAGGATCAAAGTTGTGGCGTTCTACTTCTGAAACATGGCAACACGAATCTCATGATCTTGTAGTTACGACAACTCTGGAGGTACGTTGTTAAGAAGGAGCTGCAAACAGATACGAAGGAGGCaacaatttgatgatccagGCTTAGATGCGATAACCGTATCTGAGTATCGAAGATATCTCCTAAACACCGATATAGGAGGTATCTAGGAGGTATAAATCGTTTCATTTTCGAAATAATGGTGTGACATCTATAAAAGATCTTTCCGAAATGCACAAGTTCCCTCCCAtcatttcactttcatcgGTTTTTCGTATTAtttgcttcttcaaatttctCGGGACTGAACAGTGTTCGTCTAACCCGCTCACCGTTTATCATATATCTTCGATCCCTTTTTCGGCTCCGTTCTGTTCGAGAAGACTTAGATATTGTTATACGTTCAACCTTGAAGGTTGTTTCTCACTTTCATACTGAAAGATTACGTTTTGGATTATACCGATCTGACATCGTTCAAACCCCATCGTAACTATTTTTCTTTCACGGTTCACTCAAAACTATTCTGTGATTCTACGTCAAGATGTTTATTGCTCCATATATTGTTCTCCTTCCTTTACTTCCCTTCGCCGTTACGGCTTCCAACAAAAGGACCAGTGAGGCCTCATCAAATGGTTCAGATTGGTCAACATCTTCCGATGAAAGTAATTGGAGCGACTCAACTTACAGCTCTGGAAGTTCCAGCCCATATGATTCAGGTACTTCTTGGAGCTCTGGTGATTCCTCTGATTACGGAAATTCTTACTCTAGTTCCGGGGAATGGGACAGCGGAAGTGGACAAGCTACTACTATCAAGCATGAAACTACTCTGGTACGTACTACTGGCACTATTCTCAAGCATTCTGATGTGTATTGATACTGATAATGTCTAATTTCGATAGACCACTCAATTACCCTATGAAACGCCTAAATACGGTTCTGGATCTCAATGGGGTGGAGATCTTCAAAGTTGTCTGAATATGTGTCAAACTCAACTTGGCGGAGGATTGACAATGAGTGTTACCGCCACATCAACAGCAGCTGTTGAATCGACTTCCGCTTCCAAAACTGAAAGTGGATCAGGATCAGGAACTACTCATACGATTATCGTAGCACCTACTAAAGGTGTATTACGTTTTGTACCATTTGCTAttgaaggtaaagcagGTGATtcagttgaatttgtttgGGGAGCTGGACCTCATTCTGCTACTTTAAGTGATGGTCAAAATGTATGTAATAAATCAACTACTGAAAACGCCTTTGATTCTGGTAAACGTAAGTATTTATTTCACTTCATACCCCCTTTCAGAGCTGAGTGGATTGATTATGGAATCGTAAATATAGTCAACGCTACTGCCACTTTTTCTACTACTATCAAAGATTCTTTACCTCAATTCCATTATTGTACAGTTGGAAATCATTGTACATCAGGAATGTTTGGTATAATCAATCCAccaaataattcaactcCACCCGTAACAGCtgctaattcatcttcgtcaatATCCATTGAGGCAAGTAAGACTACTTCAACTAAGCCAACTTCAACTGCTGGTGATGGAAAAGGTATAGGTGGTTGTGAAAGTATAGATTGTTGGGTATCTTCTTGGGAAGCTTCAGGTGCTTCTCCAAAAGCTactgctgctgctgttAAACAAGCTTGTCAAGGTACAAATGGATCTTGGGCTTGGGGTGGGGAATGGGATATGTCAACACTTATTTGCGGAGATATCAAACAAGACACTATCGTTGAGAATATCTTGTAAGTCCGACATCTCCCATTTATCTCTGAGTTAAGCGTTGAGAGGAAATTGACTATTGCTTTAATAGATATTCTCGATTGATGATTGCTATGAACCCTACTATGCTAATTGCTGGATCACCCATGAATAACTTCACTGCTCCTCCACCTCTCAACGAGTTCgtagctgctgctgctcTCACTACCgataattcaacttcttccGCTACCATCAGCGCTGGTGCTACAATTGCATCAGGTGCTTCTACTCCTTCTACAGGACTCGATAGTACTGCCCCAAAAGAAGCTGCCAGTGCAGGTGCAGGAACTAGTGGATCTTGTGAGTTTGGTAATAAGCTTGCAGTGCAGAGAGGCAATGGTTGATTCATCGATGTACAGTAACCAGATCAAGCATCCCGATTGCTTCAGTAGTTATCTCGTTTGTTGGAGTCTTCGCATCCGTAATTATCCTATAGTTGACGCTTAATCAAGGGCATTTGATATAGTGAATATTCTTATAGTATTCCAGTGATTCATGTATGCATCGAGTGATCAGTAGTTGTGATATTGTGATTTCAGGCTGTACTAAGATACCTGGTTAAGGCGGTGGGTTCCGCTTATTATGACGTATTTGCCTCGGCTAGCTTTGAAGTCAACATTAAATACTTTCTCGACAATTTCTATCTCCTATATTCTCAATTCCGAACTTCAAACGGATTGAAGAATAACAAGCAACCTTCTGCTTGGATTACGAGAATTCAACAGGATGATACGACCAAGAACATTACCTCTCCGCCGTTATACCTTCTTACGTTCTCCTCCTTTAAGTGCTCCTCGCTTATCGCTTTCGCCTTCCATTCCTTCCCGAATCGCTCTTTCGGCTCGTTACAATTCAACGAATCCTCCTATCAGCCCAAATACAccatcaccatcttctGTACCAGCACCTCgtcaattatcatctttctaCATATCCAATGTTTTACCTCTGAAAATAACTTATTGGGATTCTAGACCATCTTTAGCGAATCTTATAAGGGAAGAGAGTTTATTAGAGAGAATACACGATATAACACAAGATATaaatttgtttgattttaaaCTTGAATCATTAGAAATTTCACGAAAAGATGGTGGTGTTTTTTTACATTTCTCTTATTTGCCTCCAGCCATAAACTCATctgaaaatggagaaattGGGAATGATAAGGAAAAAGATATTATTGGTAGTCAAATAACAGGAGCTCCAGcatcaagttcaagttCACCTggaaaattatttattgaaGCTTTAGAAAAATCAGCAAAAGATCATGGAGGATGGCCTAGTTGGTTAGGAGATTGGTATGTTTCgcaaaaatcaaatttacttCAAAATACTTCAATTGTACCTGGGCATGCATTATATTCTGTGTCAGATCATGAAGGATTGATAAAAGGAGACGAGagtgaaaagaaagatttagaGGTGAATACTGGTATGGGTAGAGTTTGGATCGTTAAAGGTAGACAATGGACTGAGGTTAGTTTTTCCCTCTATACTTTAGGTAATGCACCAATTAGACTGATTGAGATTGTCATTAGGATATGAATCGATTCCCTACTCATAGACTTCGAGTTGAATTCGATGGACCGGATGTTTCCCAGGAAATGTTGTATACCTTGTTCAGAGTGAGTTACACAATGTCAAGCAGACTATACCAATAGTCAACTAATTGTTCATGATTTTTAAGCCATACGGCAGGATAGCAGATATTcaaccaccttcaccagTGCCAGCTGGTTCATTACGTTTTGCTACTGTCACATTTTCTCGATTATCGCCTGCAGCTATAGCAATCAACTGTGTAAGCACTCAATGATTTGCTGGATATGGTAGAATGGGGCTGGAGAGGCTGATAATTTCTGCTACAGCTTCATGGTTTCTCCACACCAACAAACACAGCAGACTTCACGCTCAAGACCTCCGGCGCAGCAACTTCATCGGCGATTCCGAAAAGTCGATTGAGGATATACTACGAAAGACCTCTCAAGGCACATGCTATACGAGATTGGATTTCAGCTCATCCAAGAATAGCGTTACCTGTTATTGCATTCCTGATAGGAACCCTGAGTTATACCGTAAGCAAACAGAATCTTCCACCTGTATATCATGAGGAGGATCTGAAGCTGACTTAGAGAATTAGTTCTTCGATCCGATTAGAGCTTTCTTCATAAGGTCGAAATTGGAGGGTGTATGGGATATCGAGCAATACTCTTTAATCAAGGGTGAATTATCTTACGTTTAAGAGTATTTTCTGTTGGGTACCTGACTTACGTTGTGCTCCTGTACTAGCCCTTCGGCAAAGATTTGTTCTTCCCACTTCATTCGGCTTCCTCAGTGCATCTTCAGCTAGTACTGGAGAATCGGAAGAAGCCATCGGTAAAGATGCATGGCAGGATCGGGtggaagctgaaaaagatgttgaaagGTGGTTGTCCGAGTATCCAAGCACAttcatcaccatcaccGGACCACCTGGAAGTGGGAAAGTCAGTTTGGTCAGCCGGGTCTTGAAACAGCAGGCGAAGTGAGTTCTTGCCCCCTTTCATCTGATGGCGCAACTGAACTAATCATCCGATCACTCAGACCTGCTTTAGTGATTGATTGCGCTGAGATAGCGAAAGCTAAGAATGACAAAGGGCTGCTTGACGCTATGGCGGATCAAACGGGTAAGCCGGGAAGTACAGGAGCTGAgattatttgatctaaTTCAAGACCTTTCATAGGCTACTATCCCGTCTTCTCGTTCATGTCATCGATTAGTGGTCTTATCGATCTAGCCGCTGTTGGTCTGATAGGTCAAAAAGCCGGATTCTCCACACCAGTCGATCAGCAACTGCGTCAGATGCTTGAGATCGTTGGAGGAGCCTTGAAGGATGTATCAACTCATGCACAGCAGGAGCACCAACAGGAAGCTCAACATCTTAAAGATGATGCTGCAAATGCTATTGAACGGGAGAGACGACGAAGGCTGATTGCCAGAGGTGGATGGCATGATGGAAGGATGGATTGCCTAGCGGGTAATGGTGTGATGTCAGAATTAGGTGTGGGAGATGAGCCTTATCTCGAAGGAGATCTTGATACAGCTCCACCTCCTTTGATGGACGACATCGCCCCTATAAATGGAGAAGCTGTTCCTCCAACTTCTGCGTCTTTACCTATCCCTCAAGTAGCTTCTCCGGAAGAAATCGCGGCAAGAGCTGCTCAACAAGCTGCCAATGCAGATCTCGATGCAGAGagtgaagaaattaaatccTTACCTATTGTTGTTCTCAAGAACTTTGCTCAAAAAACCGCTAAAGGAGATTTATGGACGGTATTAAGCGAATGGGGAGCTAGTTTAGTTGAAAATAAGGTTGCTCACGTGATAATAGTAACGGAAGGTGCAACAGCTACTAAAGCTTTAACCAAAGCTCTTCCGGCTAAACCATTGAATAACATTGGATTAAGCGATGCTGATGAATCTAATGCGTTAAGTTATgttaaagataaattgaaatcgTTCCAACATCATaaagatcaagttgaaattcaaagagagaaaattgaaaatacaaatgCTGTATTCagtttatcaattgatgattctgCTCAAATTGCTAAATTAGGAGGTAGAATGGTTGATTTAGAAACTTTAGTTTATAAAGTTAGGACCGGAACTAGTCTTAAAGATGCAGTAGATGATATTATTCTCAGGAATACAGTTGAATTACGAAAAGCTGCTTTTGGAGATGATTCTGAAGATGCAAAATCTTTACCTTGGAATAGATCTCAAGCTTGGAAAGTGGTTAAAGAATTGGCATCAAAAGGAgaagtaagtttttttttttcctttttggcatctatcatcatttgagTAGATCAAGAACAGGACATCATAAGCTGATCACGAATTAATGTTTAGATTTCATACGCCCAATTATTACAAGATTTCCCATTCAAAGGTGCCGAACAAGCTTTGaaagctttagaagaaCATGAACTTGTTTCTGTATCTTATATTGATGGTAGAGCATCAAAAGTTAGACCTGGTAAACCTGTATTTAGATATGCATTTGAAGCTTTAGTTAATGGTGAGTTTTTCGAATCTTTTCTTGTTATGACGATACATGgagttgatttgattttttcttATTAAACAGATCCAATATTTAAAGCTTCAAATCAGATTGAATACAATACTACTTTAATAaataaagctgaaaatgatataaaaacttatgaaaatgaattaaattcattaaaagGAATTATATCTGATGGAGGATCAGAAGCTTTAGGagttgaaaataaaaataattggTTAGGATTTACTAATGGAAATTCAGCtataaaagaaagatcaaaatggttattagataaaatgttaaaaaatataaataaaactggaaaattagaaaaagaaaatgaagaaatgatgaaaattttaTCAAGTGGTACGGCTTAAAAGGCctttgaaaaaaaatcagGATCCctttttattgatattttgattttttaatgaTTAAATAATGTTGTATCATATTTAATGTATTTCACCATTCTAATTTTACGAATTTTATATCATGTaatttgaacttgaatGTAAACGCAAATCGGGAAATCACAAACTTTATTATAATCAATATACATACatcatgatgatttattaaaatctatgaatttttaaatacaaattttgctgtttttttcttttttttggtCAAATTTTTCTTAATTTTGACCTGGAATATTACTTCCACCTTTTTTAATATGTGTAAAAGTACCACCTGCAAACCATCTTTCATTTGCAGCTTTAACTTTTGCTGCAgcagataaagaaggtgtaaCTAATTCAATACCTTGTACAGGtgtaaatgataatgaagttGACATTCCAGATTTAGCATCATTTGAAACTGCTGATCTACCTAATAATTGTGTACGTAATTTATTTGCTCTTGAAAGTTTGGCTATTCAAATAAGGAAAAGGTTTAAATTAGTATTTCCATTATCACCATCtaacaaaagaaaaagaaagagataactcacctttacTTCTTGAATCTGCAACTTCACCTCTTACTCTACCTGATCCAGAACCTATCATACCTAAACCAACagtttcatcatcaataccaatttcttcttctgctttacCAAATTCCATTctattttgtaattttctTAATTCAGTTTGTGCATAAGCctcttttgcttttcttGCTctaaaaccaaaaaaaagtttatcagcttgaaaataatcactattgaattgtttttcgattcaagaaaatgaagtaaaaaaaaaaaaagcaaaaTTTTCGACCGAACTCACCTTTTACCacctcttttctttctatTTGTTTCTTGTGGAATAGGTAAAGCTTTTGTCATTTTATTAGGTGGAGGTTCACtcattttttcaattttttttgttaattcaattaaacaTTTTTTTCCATATGAACCATCTCTTGATCCTTTTGAAGCATCAATTCTTGCAGCTAAAGTACATTTTGCAGAAACTGCTCTTTGTGCTTTTCTTCTATCTTCAGGTTGAGCAGATTGTACTAAATTACTTTGAAATATAAATCCAGTATGTCTTTGTTGTGATGCAGCAGATAAATgtgtatttgataatgattttttcaTTGCACCGAATAACATTATATTACAACTTGGTTGTCTTGAAAAAGAATGTAATCCACCTGCTAATCCTAATAATTTTGCTGCAATTCCTGTACCTATAATTGCTGATAAATTAGGTGCAACTGATGACATTCTACTTTCTACATATGAGAATATTTTTTCTCTTGCTATTCTTAATTCACCTGCTACTTCTATTGCATTCTCAACTGTTTTCCATTCTCCAGGTGATAATTTTCGACCTCTAGTTGAAGTTGCTGTTAATGTGATCGAAAGAATTGTAGCTGCAGGAAGAGATGGAGGGAAAGTACATTTGGTTAAGTCGTCAGAATTTCCAATAGCTTGAACGGCAGCAATGTATGTCCATGGATCCGTAATTAATTGTTCTAATTCTGG from Kwoniella pini CBS 10737 chromosome 4, complete sequence carries:
- a CDS encoding iron sulfur cluster assembly protein 1, mitochondrial gives rise to the protein MMRNALLRSTATASAAVASSSIRPAIRFASRPVILNAQSNIQQGQRRMYHEKVIDHYENPRNVGNLPKGDQDVGTGLVGAPACGDVMKLQIRVGEDGVISEVKFKTFGCGSAIASSSYMTERVKGMTLEQAGAVKNTEIAKELCLPPVKLHCSLLAEDAIKSAIKDYQTKRAKRLSTANSPPPSLGSSPQVATA